A single window of Pseudarthrobacter psychrotolerans DNA harbors:
- the prcA gene encoding proteasome subunit alpha, producing the protein MTQQFYVSPEQLMKDRADFARKGIARGRSVVVISCQDGIALVAENPSPSLHKIGEIYDKIAFAAVGKYNEFESLRQAGVRYADVRGYSYDREDVTARGLASVYAQSLGAVFTAEQKPFEVELAVAEVGPTPEMDHLYRLTFDGSIADEHGFIVMGGQADRVSAVIAEGWRPSLQFAGAVRLATSGLSSGADQAADQGEAGGTLPAKAVEVAVLDRQSETSRGFRRAFRRLNDADITALLAEED; encoded by the coding sequence ATGACGCAGCAGTTTTATGTCTCGCCTGAACAGCTGATGAAGGACCGTGCGGACTTCGCACGGAAGGGCATCGCCCGTGGCAGGTCCGTGGTGGTCATCAGCTGCCAGGACGGCATCGCCCTGGTAGCTGAAAATCCTTCGCCCTCACTGCACAAAATCGGCGAGATTTACGACAAGATCGCCTTTGCCGCCGTCGGCAAGTACAACGAATTTGAAAGCCTGCGCCAGGCCGGGGTGCGGTACGCGGATGTCCGTGGTTACTCCTACGACCGCGAGGACGTCACAGCGCGGGGGCTCGCCAGCGTCTATGCGCAAAGCCTGGGTGCCGTTTTCACCGCCGAACAGAAACCCTTTGAAGTGGAACTGGCGGTCGCCGAAGTTGGCCCCACGCCAGAGATGGACCACCTCTACCGGCTCACCTTCGACGGGTCCATCGCTGATGAGCACGGTTTCATTGTGATGGGCGGCCAGGCGGATCGTGTCTCTGCGGTTATCGCCGAGGGCTGGCGACCGTCACTGCAGTTCGCCGGCGCTGTTCGGCTGGCTACCAGCGGCCTGTCCAGCGGCGCTGACCAGGCCGCTGACCAGGGCGAAGCGGGAGGAACCCTTCCTGCAAAGGCCGTCGAGGTTGCCGTCCTGGACAGGCAGTCGGAGACCTCCAGGGGTTTCCGCAGGGCCTTCCGGCGGCTCAACGATGCTGATATCACGGCGCTGCTTGCTGAGGAGGACTGA
- a CDS encoding WYL domain-containing protein → MSVSRTERLLNLLIALLNTKYGLRRAELRVKVYHDTSGNDVAFGRMFERDKNDLRQFGFDVETVTDHGWSEDDPATTRYRIGKESNRLPDVQLSPGEWTVLLLASQLWERAALGTAAANALRKLQASGTLSDVELPVGVQPRIRPAGQAFEDVVAAMHAQHPVSFPYLAGTTGKEEQRTVEPWGLGSRFGQWYLTGYDRSRKAPRHFRLSRFTGPVSVLEKETYSAPPNFNVRAELGRLPELPLRTAVVDVREGRLLGLRRRATPVPAGSAGTPDAGYERLEVTCRDVEVLAEELASYGPDAVAHAPEELASAVRHRLRNAAAFCAAPSPAYTFGDAPRGRAVRKRTSEDQLKRMLQLVPFLVHNQGLHIQDVAARFGVTPGELESDLRILICSGLPGGYPDDLLDIHWEEGHVYITQDLDLKRPVRFTVDEACALLTGLETLNGLPELAEGGALESVTLKLMAAAGEEGLRAGSLAGPEVGPADSAVLDVVRVAIQERSQLRLVYFSAQRDQVSERDVDPLRLYSLDITWYFEAYCHSAQGLRNFRLDRVQEVHPNGNPASTQVRAGEGFPAKLFTPNDDDTTVLVQLTRQGAGLADDYYAERVAPLPDGGLVAEIRFASTAWLPMFVAQHGGSARILEPSGLGTAALDWIEAALARYGG, encoded by the coding sequence GTGTCCGTCTCCCGTACTGAACGCCTGCTGAACCTCCTGATCGCCCTCCTGAACACCAAATACGGCCTTCGCCGTGCAGAGTTGCGGGTGAAGGTCTACCACGACACGTCCGGCAACGACGTGGCCTTCGGCAGGATGTTTGAGCGGGACAAGAATGATCTCCGTCAGTTCGGCTTCGATGTGGAAACCGTGACGGACCACGGCTGGAGCGAAGATGACCCGGCCACCACCCGCTACCGCATCGGCAAGGAATCGAACCGGCTGCCCGATGTGCAGCTCAGCCCGGGGGAGTGGACCGTCCTCCTGCTGGCGTCCCAGCTGTGGGAGCGTGCCGCCTTGGGAACCGCCGCCGCCAACGCCCTCCGCAAGCTCCAGGCCTCCGGTACCCTGTCCGACGTCGAACTTCCCGTTGGCGTACAGCCGCGGATCCGGCCGGCGGGCCAGGCCTTTGAGGATGTTGTGGCAGCCATGCACGCCCAGCACCCAGTCAGCTTTCCTTACCTGGCAGGCACCACCGGCAAGGAAGAGCAACGGACGGTGGAGCCATGGGGCCTCGGCAGCCGCTTTGGCCAGTGGTATCTGACCGGCTACGACCGCTCGCGTAAGGCACCGCGCCACTTCAGGCTTTCCCGGTTCACGGGCCCCGTCTCGGTGTTGGAGAAGGAAACGTACTCGGCGCCGCCGAACTTCAATGTCCGCGCAGAACTGGGCCGGCTTCCGGAACTCCCGCTCCGGACCGCCGTCGTGGACGTCCGGGAGGGCCGCCTCCTTGGCCTGCGCCGGCGCGCCACGCCGGTTCCCGCCGGGAGTGCGGGAACGCCCGACGCCGGCTACGAACGGCTGGAGGTCACCTGCAGGGACGTTGAGGTGTTGGCCGAGGAGCTTGCCTCCTATGGCCCCGACGCCGTGGCGCATGCTCCCGAAGAGCTCGCGTCAGCCGTGCGCCACCGGCTGCGCAACGCAGCCGCCTTCTGCGCGGCTCCCAGTCCTGCCTATACGTTTGGGGATGCACCGCGGGGCCGCGCCGTCCGCAAACGCACCTCTGAGGACCAGCTCAAGCGCATGCTGCAGCTGGTTCCGTTCCTGGTCCATAACCAGGGCCTTCACATCCAGGACGTCGCGGCACGCTTTGGTGTCACGCCCGGGGAGCTGGAAAGCGATCTGCGGATCCTCATCTGCTCCGGACTTCCCGGGGGATACCCCGACGACCTCCTGGACATCCATTGGGAAGAGGGCCACGTTTACATCACTCAGGACCTGGATCTCAAGAGGCCGGTGCGGTTTACTGTGGACGAGGCCTGTGCGCTGCTGACCGGGCTTGAGACGCTCAACGGGCTTCCCGAGCTTGCCGAGGGCGGTGCCTTGGAGTCAGTGACCCTCAAGCTGATGGCAGCAGCCGGCGAAGAAGGGCTGCGGGCCGGTTCCCTTGCCGGTCCGGAGGTGGGACCCGCGGACTCAGCCGTCCTTGACGTTGTCCGAGTGGCCATCCAGGAGCGGTCGCAGCTGCGGCTCGTGTACTTCTCCGCCCAGCGCGATCAGGTCTCAGAACGCGACGTTGACCCGCTCCGCCTGTATTCCCTGGACATCACCTGGTACTTCGAGGCCTACTGCCATTCGGCCCAGGGGCTGCGGAACTTCAGGCTGGACAGGGTGCAGGAGGTCCACCCGAACGGAAATCCCGCATCCACGCAGGTCCGGGCCGGGGAAGGCTTCCCGGCCAAGCTGTTCACCCCAAACGACGACGACACCACGGTCCTCGTTCAGCTCACCAGGCAGGGCGCCGGCCTGGCGGACGACTACTACGCCGAACGTGTGGCACCCCTTCCCGACGGCGGCCTCGTCGCTGAGATCCGGTTCGCCAGCACTGCCTGGCTGCCCATGTTCGTGGCCCAGCACGGCGGGTCCGCCCGGATCCTTGAACCGTCCGGGCTTGGGACGGCAGCGTTGGACTGGATCGAGGCGGCCCTGGCCCGGTACGGCGGCTAG
- a CDS encoding FKBP-type peptidyl-prolyl cis-trans isomerase, protein MRRLLAILIPGLLLLTACGGSPAAPEPTSQSAGDTAKFDSLKLTDNGDKKAPGVEFSKPLEVTEPTIKVVTEGDGDRVKENQVANISILALSGADGSTLEDTFPGEPEPLELNEELKTGSPVIYNAFVGSKVGSSLALAIPGQAATAAGAAAQPTQLLVIKVLSTKDVPPSVPPLAKPEGETVTPPAGLPTVKDNDKGIPEISVDGAPAPTALVAQDLIKGTGAAVKETDTLTVNYVGVNLVGGTKFDSSFDRGEPASFPLTGVIPGWTQGLAGKTVGSRVLLVVPKDLAYGDAGQGEAKGDLVFVVDILGVK, encoded by the coding sequence GTGCGCCGACTCCTAGCAATCCTGATCCCCGGCCTGCTGCTGCTTACCGCTTGTGGCGGTTCGCCCGCAGCACCGGAACCCACCAGCCAGTCTGCCGGTGACACTGCCAAGTTCGACTCCCTGAAACTGACGGACAACGGGGACAAGAAAGCTCCCGGTGTCGAGTTCTCAAAGCCCCTCGAGGTCACCGAACCCACCATCAAGGTGGTCACCGAAGGTGACGGCGACCGGGTCAAAGAGAACCAGGTCGCAAACATCTCCATCCTCGCGCTCAGCGGTGCGGACGGATCCACGCTGGAGGACACCTTCCCCGGCGAGCCCGAACCGTTGGAGCTGAACGAGGAACTGAAGACCGGAAGCCCGGTCATCTACAACGCGTTTGTTGGCTCCAAGGTCGGTTCGAGCCTTGCCCTGGCCATCCCCGGCCAGGCCGCAACCGCCGCAGGCGCCGCCGCCCAGCCGACGCAGCTTCTCGTGATCAAGGTGCTCTCCACCAAGGATGTCCCGCCGTCTGTTCCGCCGCTCGCAAAGCCTGAAGGCGAGACCGTCACCCCGCCGGCCGGCCTGCCGACCGTGAAGGACAATGACAAGGGCATCCCGGAGATTTCCGTCGACGGAGCCCCGGCACCTACCGCTCTGGTAGCCCAGGACCTGATCAAGGGCACCGGCGCGGCGGTTAAGGAAACCGACACGTTGACCGTCAACTATGTGGGCGTGAACCTCGTGGGCGGCACGAAATTTGATTCAAGCTTTGACCGCGGCGAGCCGGCCAGCTTCCCGTTGACCGGCGTCATTCCGGGCTGGACCCAGGGGCTGGCGGGCAAGACTGTGGGCTCCCGGGTCCTCCTGGTTGTCCCCAAGGACCTCGCGTACGGTGATGCCGGCCAGGGCGAAGCCAAGGGTGACCTTGTCTTCGTTGTGGACATCCTCGGCGTCAAATAA
- a CDS encoding FKBP-type peptidyl-prolyl cis-trans isomerase, whose product MSFGQRDFDRQKPEIDFPQGDVPTELVITDLIEGDGAEAKKGDTVSTHYVGVAWSTGEEFDASWGRGAPLDFRVGVGQVIQGWDQGLLGMKVGGRRRLEIPSGLAYGSRGAGGAIGPNEALIFVVDLVGVR is encoded by the coding sequence ATGTCATTTGGTCAGCGCGATTTCGACCGCCAGAAGCCGGAAATTGACTTCCCGCAAGGCGATGTCCCCACCGAACTGGTCATCACCGACCTCATCGAGGGTGACGGTGCCGAGGCCAAAAAGGGCGATACCGTCTCCACCCACTACGTCGGCGTGGCCTGGTCCACCGGCGAAGAGTTCGACGCTTCCTGGGGCCGCGGCGCCCCGCTGGACTTCCGGGTGGGCGTGGGCCAGGTCATCCAGGGCTGGGACCAGGGCCTGCTGGGCATGAAGGTGGGCGGCCGCCGTCGCTTGGAGATTCCTTCCGGACTGGCATACGGCTCCCGCGGCGCCGGCGGAGCCATCGGCCCCAACGAAGCGCTGATCTTCGTCGTGGACCTCGTGGGCGTCCGCTGA
- the prcB gene encoding proteasome subunit beta has translation MQETTANQVAGNATSSFTEHLQRDRPDLLPYNRTMPAAAAAAVPLQVPHATTIVAMSYVGGVLMAGDRRATMGNVIASRHIEKVFPADRYSVLGIAGTAGIAIDLTRLFQVELEHYEKIEGTLLSLDGKANRLGAMIRGNLPMALQGLAVVPLFAGFDTTAGVGRLFSYDVTGGRYEEREHHTVGSGSVFARGALKKLWRPNLAGAEAVSVAVESLYDAADDDSATGGPDPVRQLWPVVYTVNRDGARRIPESELAAVAGRIIEARSAERREA, from the coding sequence GTGCAGGAAACAACCGCCAACCAGGTAGCCGGCAACGCGACATCCTCATTCACCGAGCATCTGCAGCGCGACCGGCCGGACCTTCTTCCGTACAACCGCACCATGCCTGCTGCAGCGGCGGCGGCAGTTCCCTTGCAGGTCCCCCATGCCACCACGATCGTGGCAATGAGTTATGTCGGCGGCGTTCTGATGGCCGGCGACCGGCGGGCCACCATGGGCAACGTCATTGCCAGCCGGCACATCGAAAAGGTGTTCCCGGCCGACAGGTATTCGGTGTTGGGGATCGCCGGCACAGCCGGCATCGCCATTGACCTGACGCGGCTCTTCCAGGTGGAGTTGGAGCACTACGAAAAGATCGAGGGGACACTGCTGAGCCTCGACGGCAAAGCCAACCGGCTGGGGGCCATGATCCGCGGGAACCTGCCGATGGCCCTGCAAGGACTCGCCGTTGTGCCGTTGTTCGCCGGCTTCGATACGACTGCCGGCGTTGGCCGGCTCTTCTCCTACGACGTCACCGGCGGCAGGTACGAGGAACGCGAGCACCACACCGTCGGCTCCGGTTCCGTGTTCGCCCGTGGTGCGTTGAAGAAGCTCTGGCGGCCCAACCTGGCCGGAGCCGAGGCAGTCTCGGTGGCGGTCGAATCCCTTTACGACGCGGCCGACGACGACTCCGCCACGGGTGGTCCGGATCCGGTCCGCCAATTGTGGCCGGTGGTATACACCGTGAACAGGGATGGCGCACGGCGGATCCCGGAATCCGAGCTCGCCGCTGTGGCGGGCAGGATTATCGAAGCCCGCTCCGCCGAGCGGCGGGAGGCCTGA
- the arc gene encoding proteasome ATPase — protein sequence MEMPNQDSGRTPAEQSAANELSAADRQANVLRDKLRHIDRQLAAATQNNAKLVTMLEAAKAEILRLKNALDQEGQPPYSFGTVLQLNPRRLPSPGSSGQAATEESADIFNAGRKMRVGISPLVNINQLAVGQEVLLNEALLIVAGLGYERAGELATLKEMLGTDRALVVGRADEERVIRLSGALLTEKLRVGDALSIDSRTGYALEKVPRSEVENLVLEEVPDITYEDIGGLGPQIEQIRDAVELPFLHPDLYREHGLKAPKGILLYGPPGCGKTLIAKAVANSLAARAAERSGNVDLKSYFLNIKGPELLDKYVGETERHIRLIFARAREKASDGSPVVVFFDEMDSLFRTRGTGISSDVETTIVPQLLSEIDGVERLDNVIVIGASNREDMIDPAILRPGRLDVKVKIQRPDAEAAADIFNKYITTDLPFHESDLAEHSGDVQATVDAMVQRTVEAMYSTEKSNEYLEVTYANGDTEMLYFKDFNSGAVVQNVVDRAKKYAIKDLLTLHQKGLRIEHLLRAVVDEFREHEDMPNTTNPDDWARISGKKGERITYIRTIVQGKAGQEPGKSIETMPNTGQYL from the coding sequence ATGGAGATGCCGAATCAGGACTCCGGACGTACACCGGCGGAGCAGTCCGCCGCCAACGAACTGTCGGCTGCGGACCGGCAGGCCAATGTCCTCCGCGACAAACTCAGGCACATTGACCGCCAGCTGGCGGCCGCAACGCAGAACAACGCGAAGCTGGTCACCATGCTGGAAGCGGCCAAGGCCGAGATCCTGCGGCTGAAGAATGCCCTGGACCAGGAGGGGCAGCCCCCATACAGCTTCGGCACCGTGCTGCAGCTCAATCCCAGGCGGCTGCCGTCACCGGGCAGCAGCGGCCAGGCTGCCACGGAGGAATCGGCGGATATTTTCAACGCCGGCCGGAAGATGCGGGTGGGCATCAGCCCCCTGGTCAACATCAACCAGCTGGCGGTCGGCCAGGAGGTCCTCCTCAACGAGGCTCTGCTTATTGTTGCCGGCCTCGGCTATGAACGCGCCGGTGAACTCGCAACCCTGAAGGAAATGCTCGGAACGGACCGCGCACTGGTGGTGGGGCGGGCCGACGAGGAACGTGTCATCAGGCTCTCCGGAGCCCTGCTCACCGAGAAGCTCAGGGTAGGGGACGCCCTGTCCATCGATTCGCGTACCGGTTATGCCCTCGAAAAGGTGCCCCGCTCCGAAGTGGAGAACCTGGTCCTCGAAGAAGTCCCCGACATCACCTACGAGGACATCGGCGGCCTCGGTCCGCAGATCGAGCAGATCCGGGACGCTGTGGAACTGCCGTTCCTGCACCCGGACCTCTACCGCGAGCACGGACTGAAAGCCCCGAAGGGCATCCTCCTCTACGGCCCCCCAGGGTGCGGCAAGACCCTGATCGCGAAGGCTGTTGCCAACTCCCTCGCCGCCCGCGCGGCGGAACGGTCCGGCAATGTGGACCTGAAGAGCTATTTCCTCAACATCAAGGGTCCGGAGCTGCTGGACAAATACGTAGGCGAGACGGAGCGCCACATCCGCCTGATCTTCGCCCGGGCCCGTGAGAAGGCCTCCGACGGCAGTCCCGTGGTGGTGTTCTTTGATGAAATGGACTCACTGTTCCGTACGCGCGGAACAGGGATCTCCTCCGACGTCGAGACCACCATCGTCCCGCAGTTGCTGAGTGAGATCGACGGCGTGGAGAGGCTGGACAACGTCATTGTGATCGGCGCGTCCAACCGCGAGGACATGATCGACCCCGCCATCCTCCGTCCCGGCCGCCTGGACGTGAAAGTAAAGATCCAGCGCCCCGATGCCGAGGCCGCTGCGGACATCTTCAACAAGTACATCACCACGGACCTGCCGTTCCACGAGTCCGACCTCGCCGAACACAGCGGCGACGTCCAGGCGACGGTGGACGCCATGGTCCAGCGCACGGTTGAAGCCATGTACTCCACGGAGAAATCCAACGAGTACCTGGAAGTCACCTACGCCAACGGCGATACGGAGATGCTCTACTTCAAGGACTTCAATTCGGGCGCCGTTGTTCAGAACGTTGTGGACCGGGCCAAGAAGTACGCCATCAAGGATCTCCTGACACTGCACCAGAAGGGTCTTCGGATCGAGCACCTGCTGCGTGCCGTGGTGGATGAATTCCGCGAGCACGAGGACATGCCCAACACCACCAACCCGGATGACTGGGCAAGGATCTCAGGCAAGAAGGGGGAGCGGATCACCTACATCCGCACCATCGTGCAGGGTAAGGCGGGCCAGGAGCCCGGCAAGTCCATCGAGACGATGCCGAACACGGGACAGTACCTGTGA
- the dop gene encoding depupylase/deamidase Dop gives MRVMGAETEYGIHAPSAPGANATMMSARVVQAYAQVTRQRAAGGAETRWDYTDEEPLHDARGWTLERASAHPSQLTDQPPVLDAEAVALAYGREELELDGEDESGSLLMNMVLGNGARLYVDHAHPEYSSAEVTNPRDAVIWDAAGDLVALAAVRRLAADPELPPVNLYKNNTDNKSVSYGSHENYLMPRSVPFGDIVRGLTPFFVTRQIMCGAGRVGLGQDSSTPGYQISQRADFFEAEVGLETTIRRPIINTRDEPHATADKYRRLHVIIGDANLSQSSNYLKFGTTAMVLSLIEAGLAPKVEVHEPVAALQAVSHDTSLTAKLRLLDGRRVTALDLQWMYHEAAAKLAQDTGVADAVDGDGHTHEVLERWAATLTQLDSDRNAAATSVEWLAKLSLLDGYRNRDNLAWGNARLGLVDLQWADIRPEKGLYYRFLARNRMQRIVDDGAIAAAMTEPPSDTRAFFRGRCISSFGKDVVGASWDSVIFDVPGYGRLQRVPTREPLRGTKALTGGLFARHRTAGPFLAELLGHNTAPPAA, from the coding sequence ATGCGCGTCATGGGTGCGGAAACCGAATATGGCATCCACGCCCCGTCCGCGCCCGGAGCGAACGCCACCATGATGTCCGCCCGCGTGGTCCAGGCTTATGCGCAGGTCACACGGCAAAGGGCAGCCGGAGGGGCGGAGACGCGCTGGGATTATACGGACGAGGAACCCCTCCACGACGCCCGCGGCTGGACCCTGGAACGGGCCTCGGCCCACCCCAGCCAGCTGACAGACCAGCCGCCGGTACTGGACGCGGAAGCGGTGGCGCTTGCCTACGGCCGCGAGGAATTGGAACTGGACGGCGAAGACGAGTCCGGCAGCCTCCTGATGAATATGGTGTTGGGCAACGGAGCCCGCCTGTACGTGGATCATGCCCATCCGGAGTATTCCAGTGCCGAGGTGACCAACCCGCGCGATGCGGTGATCTGGGATGCGGCCGGGGACCTCGTAGCGCTGGCGGCCGTCCGTCGCTTGGCCGCGGATCCTGAGCTGCCCCCGGTCAACCTGTACAAGAACAACACGGACAACAAGTCCGTCTCCTACGGCTCCCACGAGAACTACCTCATGCCGCGCTCGGTGCCCTTCGGGGACATCGTGCGGGGGCTGACACCGTTCTTCGTCACGCGCCAGATCATGTGCGGCGCCGGGCGGGTGGGCCTGGGGCAGGACAGCTCCACGCCCGGGTACCAGATCAGCCAGCGGGCGGATTTCTTCGAGGCCGAGGTCGGCCTGGAAACCACCATCCGGCGTCCCATCATCAATACCCGGGATGAGCCGCACGCCACTGCCGACAAGTACCGGCGCCTGCATGTGATCATCGGTGACGCCAACCTGAGCCAATCCTCGAACTACCTCAAGTTCGGCACCACGGCCATGGTCCTGAGCCTGATCGAGGCCGGGCTGGCGCCCAAGGTGGAGGTCCACGAACCCGTCGCGGCCCTGCAGGCTGTCAGCCACGATACGTCGCTGACGGCCAAACTCAGGCTGCTGGACGGGCGCCGGGTAACGGCCCTGGACCTGCAGTGGATGTACCACGAGGCGGCAGCAAAACTGGCGCAGGACACCGGCGTTGCCGATGCCGTGGACGGGGACGGCCATACGCATGAGGTGCTGGAACGCTGGGCTGCCACGTTGACCCAGCTCGATTCCGACAGGAACGCGGCGGCCACCTCCGTGGAGTGGCTGGCCAAACTCTCCCTCCTCGACGGGTACCGGAACCGCGACAACCTTGCGTGGGGTAACGCAAGGCTCGGCCTTGTGGACCTCCAGTGGGCAGACATCAGGCCGGAGAAGGGGCTGTACTACCGGTTCCTGGCAAGGAACCGCATGCAGCGGATCGTCGACGACGGTGCCATCGCCGCAGCGATGACCGAACCGCCGTCGGACACGCGGGCTTTCTTCCGCGGACGGTGCATCAGCAGCTTCGGCAAAGACGTGGTGGGGGCCAGCTGGGACTCGGTCATCTTCGACGTGCCGGGCTACGGCCGGCTCCAGCGCGTGCCAACCCGGGAACCCCTGCGCGGTACCAAGGCCCTCACGGGAGGGCTCTTTGCCCGCCACCGGACGGCAGGTCCGTTCCTCGCCGAACTTTTAGGGCACAACACCGCTCCGCCTGCGGCGTAA
- the pafA gene encoding Pup--protein ligase — MDKRIFGIETEFGISYSSPDSRPLAPEEVARYLFRKVVSWGRSSNVFLTNGSRLYLDVGSHPEYATAECDDLAQLIAHDRAGELILDDLVDEAQARLAAEGFNGTVYLFKNNTDSAGNSYGSHENYLIPRRGEFSRLAEILIPFLVTRQLIAGAGKILKTPHGATYAFSQRADHIWEGVSSATTRSRPIINTRDEPHADAEFFRRLHVIVGDSNMSETTALLKVGTVDLILRMIEAGVIMRDMRMENPIRSIREISHDLSGRALVRLANGRQLTALEIQQEYLTKVTAFVQEHGAHNPHVPFILDLWQRTLNAIESGDTSTIDTEIDWAIKKKLMDNYRQRHGLGLDAPRIAQLDLTYHDISRSRGLYYILQSRGAVRRVVDDTVIKDAVDVPPQSTRAKLRGDFVRRAQELGRDYTVDWVHLKLNDRAHQTILCKDPFRSVDERVDALLGSMG, encoded by the coding sequence ATGGACAAGAGGATCTTCGGTATCGAGACCGAGTTCGGAATCTCGTATTCGAGCCCCGATTCGAGGCCATTGGCCCCGGAAGAGGTGGCCCGCTACCTATTCCGCAAGGTGGTCAGCTGGGGGCGGTCATCCAACGTTTTCCTGACCAACGGTTCCCGGCTGTACCTCGACGTCGGCTCACACCCTGAGTACGCAACGGCCGAATGCGATGACCTGGCCCAGCTCATTGCGCACGACCGCGCGGGCGAGCTGATCCTGGACGACCTCGTGGACGAGGCCCAGGCAAGGCTGGCCGCGGAAGGTTTCAACGGCACGGTCTACCTGTTCAAGAACAACACCGATTCGGCCGGCAACTCCTACGGCAGCCATGAAAACTACCTGATCCCGCGCCGCGGCGAATTCTCCCGGCTCGCGGAGATCCTGATCCCCTTCCTGGTGACCCGCCAGCTGATCGCCGGGGCGGGAAAGATCCTGAAGACCCCGCACGGGGCCACGTATGCGTTTTCCCAGCGGGCAGACCATATCTGGGAGGGAGTTTCCTCTGCCACGACCCGCTCACGGCCTATTATCAACACCCGCGACGAACCGCACGCCGACGCCGAGTTCTTCCGCCGGCTCCATGTCATTGTGGGCGACTCCAACATGTCCGAAACCACGGCCTTGCTCAAGGTCGGAACCGTGGACCTCATCCTGCGCATGATCGAGGCGGGGGTGATCATGCGCGACATGAGGATGGAAAACCCCATCCGCAGCATCCGTGAGATTTCCCACGACCTCAGTGGAAGGGCCTTGGTCCGCCTGGCCAACGGCCGCCAGCTCACGGCTTTGGAAATCCAGCAGGAGTACCTCACCAAGGTCACGGCCTTTGTCCAGGAACATGGGGCCCACAATCCCCACGTTCCGTTCATCCTCGATCTCTGGCAACGGACCCTTAACGCAATCGAAAGCGGTGACACCAGCACCATCGACACGGAAATCGACTGGGCCATCAAGAAAAAACTGATGGACAACTACCGGCAGCGGCACGGCCTGGGGCTGGACGCACCCAGGATTGCCCAGCTGGATCTTACGTACCATGACATTTCCCGGAGCCGCGGGCTGTACTACATCCTGCAGTCCAGGGGCGCGGTTCGCCGGGTTGTGGACGATACCGTGATCAAAGACGCCGTGGACGTGCCTCCGCAGTCCACCCGGGCCAAGCTGCGGGGCGACTTCGTCCGCCGGGCCCAGGAACTGGGCCGGGACTACACGGTTGACTGGGTGCACCTGAAACTGAACGACCGCGCGCACCAGACCATCCTGTGCAAGGATCCCTTCCGGAGCGTGGATGAGCGGGTGGATGCCCTTCTGGGCTCTATGGGCTGA
- a CDS encoding ubiquitin-like protein Pup, giving the protein MAGQEQQKPQSHDSQVEDEIPEAPPAAPEAQASAATQGVDDLLDEIDGVLESNAEEFVRAFVQKGGQ; this is encoded by the coding sequence ATGGCAGGCCAGGAGCAGCAGAAGCCACAATCACACGACAGCCAGGTCGAGGACGAGATCCCCGAGGCACCTCCGGCGGCCCCGGAGGCCCAGGCATCGGCTGCCACCCAAGGCGTCGATGACCTCCTTGATGAAATCGACGGCGTCCTGGAGTCCAATGCCGAGGAATTCGTGCGCGCCTTCGTCCAAAAGGGCGGCCAGTAA
- the tatA gene encoding Sec-independent protein translocase subunit TatA, with amino-acid sequence MGRLFDGPWPIVIIIVVALLLFAAPKLPAMARSLGQSMRIIKSEVKEMKNDGKTESTDTASGPVEGKIVNHPPAKPGEPTDGTDVPPSTRA; translated from the coding sequence GTGGGAAGACTCTTTGATGGCCCTTGGCCAATTGTCATTATCATCGTCGTTGCGCTGCTGCTTTTCGCCGCGCCCAAACTCCCTGCCATGGCGCGCAGCCTTGGCCAGTCCATGCGGATCATCAAGTCCGAGGTCAAGGAAATGAAGAACGACGGCAAAACCGAATCCACCGACACGGCTTCCGGGCCCGTGGAGGGCAAGATCGTTAACCACCCGCCGGCGAAGCCCGGCGAGCCGACCGACGGCACTGACGTTCCGCCGTCGACCCGCGCTTAA